A window from Pseudarthrobacter sp. BIM B-2242 encodes these proteins:
- a CDS encoding DUF805 domain-containing protein, with translation MSQPQYPSQQPYAAQQPHVSQQPWTGGGEPPLWAPWYGAPFTAAAKRFFKKYATFSGRASRSEYWWWTLVSVLVSVVLNIMINAGVSYTAYGSTAGPGTYLGLALAAIWVLAVIIPSLALSVRRLHDSNKSGWLLLLGLIPFAGAIILLVFMLLGPDPRGQQYDQPMA, from the coding sequence TTGAGCCAGCCGCAATATCCGTCGCAACAGCCCTACGCTGCGCAGCAGCCGCACGTGTCCCAGCAGCCCTGGACGGGCGGCGGTGAACCGCCGTTGTGGGCCCCGTGGTACGGCGCCCCGTTCACGGCTGCCGCCAAGCGGTTCTTCAAGAAGTACGCCACGTTCTCAGGCCGCGCCAGCCGCAGCGAATACTGGTGGTGGACCCTCGTGTCGGTCCTCGTCAGCGTCGTCCTGAACATCATGATCAACGCAGGCGTCAGCTACACCGCCTACGGCTCCACTGCGGGGCCGGGGACGTACCTCGGCCTTGCCCTGGCAGCCATCTGGGTCCTTGCCGTCATCATTCCTTCGCTGGCCCTGTCAGTACGGCGGCTGCATGACAGCAACAAGAGTGGCTGGCTGCTGTTGCTGGGCCTGATCCCGTTCGCCGGCGCCATCATTCTGCTGGTGTTCATGCTGCTCGGTCCTGACCCGCGCGGCCAGCAGTACGACCAGCCCATGGCCTAG